DNA from Brachybacterium avium:
TGGGAATCGATGTCCCTCACCCGCGCCGCACAGGCCGTCCAGCGCTCCGCCTACCCCGACGCCTACGCGCAGCACCTGGACACCGCCAAGAAGCTCCTGGCCGGACTTGCCGCCGCCGATGTCGACCTGGCCAGTGACGGCGGCGGAGAAGGTGGAACCACCGGGTGCGATGACGCGCCTGTGGCCGCCACCGGTGACGCCGCCGAGGCTCTCGATCGCGCCCGGGAACTGCTGGGCACCACGTACGTGTTCGGCGGCGGCGACAAGACCGGCCCCACCCAAGGCGGCGTCGACTGCTCCGGCCTGATCATGTACGCCTACGGTCTGGACACCGCAGACATCGGCCGCACCGCCCAGGCCCAGTTCGACTCCCTCGCCTCCACCAGCGTCCCCGTCGACCAGATCCAGCCCGGCGACCTGATCTTCGAGTCCTGGGGACGTACCGGCACCGCGGGCACAGCCGGCGCCATCAGCCACGTCACGATGTATATCGGAGACGGAAAGGTCATCGAGGCCTCCCGCTCCGCGATGGAAGTCAAAATCTCGCCCACGCGCTTCGCCGCACCCGCCTTCGTCGACGTCCGACGCATCCCCTCCTCCGACTCCCAGGAGGAGGCCTCATGACCCGGCACCGTCTCACCCTCACCTGCGCCGCGGCACTGCTCACAGTCACCGCCGGCTGCAGCGCACCCGCACCCGATGAGCAGAGCCCGACCGCAACCCCGGAGCCGACCGCTACGGAGGCCCCACAGCCCGCATGGGACTACAGCACGCCGACCCCATCCTCGGAGGAGTCGGACGAGGCCCAGGCCGACAGCCTCATCGACGAGGAAGCCGACCAAGACGCACGCGCCGGAGCGGCAGCCGCCGCCATGGTCACAGCCGAGGTATGGGTCCAAGGCACCACCCTCGACCAGCTGGACTGGAACGAGCAACTGATGGAGACCTTGACTCCCATCGCCCAGGACTCCTACCGCGACCGCTGGTGGGGATACCGCATCGTCGCCACCGAGATCACCGGCGAGCCCGAGCTCACCGCGGCGACGATGGCCAGTGCGACCGTCATCGTCCCCACCAACGCCGGCGACCTCACTCTGACCGTCACCCGTCCCACCCCCACCGACCAATGGCTCACCAGCGGCATCGAGCCCGCCACCACCGAGCAGTGACCCTAGGAGACATGCGATGACCGACGCCCAGATCACCATCAACCACGACGGCACCGGTTCCGTCACCGTCGACGGCGAGACCACGACGATCGCGGCCTCAGGGGCCGCCGAGGCGCGCCAGGAGGCCACCGCGCACATCGCAAAGCGCGCGGCCGAGCTCGGCCGACCACTTCCCGCGACCGCCGCCGAGAACGGCCGCACCTGGCCCCTGCTCATCGCGACAGACGGCACCGTCACCCCTCGCCCCCAGGACGCCGCTGCAGCCGCACGCCCGAGCACCGTCAGCGCACCGTCCGTCGAGATCCCCGACGCCCAGGCGGACCTCGATGTGGCTCACTCCCGCCCCGTCACTGGCCAGCCCGCGCCCTCCGGGGGGCAGCCGGCCACCGATGCCATCATCAGCGAGGTCCCCGGAGCACAGGACGACCTCGAGGCCACGCGCCCCCGCGCGATCGCCACCAAGGCCCCCGCAGCACCACGGCCCTCCGCTCCGGCGCCGCAGATCCCCTCCCCTGCCGTCGACGAGCTGCACACCTTCCGCGAGGTGCAGGCCGACGTCCACTCCTCCGTGACCCCGACCCAGCAGAACGAGAGCCAGCACGCCTCGGCCGTCGATCCGCCCACCGCTCCCGGCGCCGTCGACGCCGACCCTCGCTGGGCCGACATCGCCCAGCAGCCCGCCACGCACGGCCTCCGAGGCGCCCTCAACGGGATGGGGCTCAAGCTCGCCCCCGCAGAGGAGGAGCTCACGGAGCGGCGCGAGGCACTCCGTCAGGAGATCGCGCGCGAGGAGGAAACGCGCCGCGCCGACGAGCAGCTCGCTCAAGAGGAAGCGGTCCAGGAGTCCCGCCGCGCCGCCCGCGAACGTGCAGCGGCAGAGAAGAACCGCGCCGAGCGCGCCATCATCCAGACCCCCCTCGAGGAGACCAAGCACGTCCTCATCGCCAACGACAAGGGAGGGCAGGGCAAGACCAGTGCCACTTTCTGCATCGGCGCGACCGCCGGCCGTATCCGCGGCGGCGACGTCATCGCCTGGGACGCCAACGAGACGCGCGGCAACCTCGGCTTCCGCGCGCAGAAGGCCCCTACCGTGCGCAGCGTCGTCGACCTCCTCGAGCAGGCCGCCGACGACTTCACCACCGTGGAGGGCTCCAAGCGCTCCACCCTCGCCCGCTACACCCGCAACCAGGGCGACAACCACTTCGCCGTTCTCGCCTCCGATGAGGACCCCGAGAACCAGGACCTCGTCGACGGTGACGCCTTCGAGAAGGTCAACGAGATCCTCGGCCGGTTCTACTCCCTCATCCTCATCGACACCGGCAACAACCACCGCGTCTCCCACTTCCGCGCTGCCCTCGCCGCCGCTGACCAGCTCGTCATCCCCGTCTCCGCTGGCGCCGACGGAGGCCACGCCGCCGAAACCATGATGAACACCCTCGACCGCCACGGACTCGGACACCTCGTCAAGGGTGCCGTCGTCCTCCTCAACGACTCCGCCACCCGCCGCGGCGACGCCACTGGCATCGCCGCGAAGTTAGAGCAGCGCGTCCGAACCATCATCCCGATCCCCTTCGACCCCATCCTCGACGCCGGCGGCGAGATCGACTTCGACGCCCTGCAGCCCACCACCCGCGCCGCCTACCAGGAAGCGACCGCGGCGATCGCCCACGGCCTCGCAGACACCAAGGAGCACTGAGCCATGACGAGAACGCGATGGTCGCCGCGGTTCGCCTGGGGCAGGCGGCCGGGCGGAAAGTTCGACGGCTACGGGAGGGACTACTTCCTCCCTGACGAGAACGGGCAGACCGGCGAGGAGGAATACCTCTCCGCCACGCCCCGACGCGAGCAGATCGCCAGATGGCTACGCGAGGAACGCTCCGCCATGTTGCGCGCGACCCCGCTCGACAGCCTCACCGATCAGATCGCGTGGCGCATCGCAGCACGGACGGGCTACAGCGCCGACGACTGGCCCGCTAGCCCGGCGCTGCTCGAGGCGATGCGCGAGAGCTGCCACCTGTACTACGACTACGAGGACGTCATCGACTTGGAGGAGATGCGGGCTGATGCGGAAGGTCGAGATCCCGACCCCCATGCGTGGGCGCAAGAGCAGGCCGCTGCCGAGGCCGGTGATGCGGCCCTCGACGCCCTCGCGCGAGCTCGAAATCTCCCCGACGACATCCCGGAGGAACATCGACGCACGGTCGCGTCGATTGCCTTCGATACCGCAGACCGACTACGCCAAGACGTCGCGGACCGCCGCAGAGATCCGAGCGACGCGCAGCTCGCACGTCACGCGAACGTCGTTGGAATCCTCCACGACCCCAGCAACTGGTCACAACGCCGCCTCAAGAACACCGGATCGAGTGATGTGGCCGGAGGGGCCCAGGCCAAACTCCACGGAATGACCTCCCCGTGCGGCTGCGGCCACGTCCACAGGGGCACCCTCAGGTACCGAGGGCTCGAGCTCGCGGAGGATCTGCCGCCCTTCGAGTACGGAGACATCAACGTCCTCGAGCACTGGCAGAGCAGCACCAACTCTGGTGATCTGAGCTTGAACGGCGTGGCGTGCCACATCCTGCTGACCAATGTGCGTGCAGCGCCCGCCGACGACCGGGTCGCCTACCTCGTCACCAGCTGCCGAGACGACATCGTCATCGGCTCATTCCTCGCAACACCGTGGGAAGCCGATGCTCGCGTCGAGCAGCTCGCCCTCTTCGCTCTTGCGACCTGTGACCCCACGACCAGGCAGCGGGTCTACCAGCAACACGCCGCCGTCGCCCATGACCTCGCCAACCTCAAGGAGTGATCTCATGACGCTCATCCGTATGACCGACATCAACCTCGACGCCAACGTGCTCATCAACCCTGATCGCATCGTGCGAGTCGTCCCGAGGCACGGACCTCGCGGCCACGCCACCTCGGCACTCATCCTCCGCCTCACGCTCACCACAGGCGACCCGATCGACTGCTTCCCGCTCGACCCCCACGGGGGATTCGACTCCGCTGTCGACGACGAAGCCACCGCGATCACCAACCTGCAGCGGGCCGTGCAGCACGTTCGCTCGCACCCCGAGCTGCCACAGGGCGCAGCATCGTGAGCGCCACTCCCCACGTGCTCAGCGCGCTTCTGCGCCCTGCCCACGAGACCGCCAGGACCAGCACCGCGCCCGCGCTCTGCGGCGCCGGCCCGGGGCCCGCCCCCGGGGGGACGGGCCCCGCAGCCTCACTGCTGCCCGATGCGATCCGGACGGAATCCCGCCCATGCGTCCCCGCCCGGGGTCAGCACGACCGGAGCCTGCCGGAAGCCCGCAGCCTGGAAGGCCGCACGCTGCTCGTCAGTGACCTCCTCGAGAGGCACCTCCACGAAGGCGATGCCCGCCTTGGCCAGCGCTCGCTTCGTAGCGAGGCACGGACCGCAGTTGGGACGGGTGTAGATGGTGAGGATCTCGGTGTTCATGATGGATCTCCTGCCTGGGCTGTCCGGGTGGTGGCAGGACACAGAGGCCGCCTCGATCAGGCGGAGGAGCACCCGCAGGGCCGCAGCGCAGCGGAGGAACCGGGAAGCCCCAAGGGAGAGAAGTTCTCCGGCGAAGTAAGGGAGCTTGCGACCGCGTCGGAGAAGTTCTCGCCCGCCGTGGGCCGAGCGCAGCGAGCCGGTTTGCGGAACCGCCCGAGGTGGCAGCGTGGTCTGCTCACCGCCCAAGCCCTGGCAGGAGCCCGCACACCGCGATCGCCCATCACCGCACGGACCCCTAGGCACCCACTCCGCCGCAGCGGCATGAACAGGCACTGACCATGGACCCCCAGCACCACGCACACGCCGGCCAGCGCGCCACCGTTCACGGACTCGTCGATGCCCTGCTCGAGCACGCACGCTCTGAGCACCCAGACATCGCCGAATGGAGCGTGACTCTGAGCCAGAGCGAGAGCCTGCTCGTCCCCCGAGACTCCGACAAGCTCTTCCGCGTCATCGACGGAATCCCCGGCTACTACAACGGCCACGTCTACCGCGACGCCCTCATCCGAGGCGTCCCCGGATGGCCGGCCGACTGGATCGCCCTGACTACCCTCGCCAGCGATGCGACCTACTACGGCCACCTGCTCGACGGCGCGATCAGCGCTCACAGCCCTTGGGAGCGCGAGTCATGACCACGACACGCCCCAACTACGCCTTCATTTCGCGAAATCTGTGTAGTGTTGTCTCCATGGCGAGTAAGCACAGCAAGGTGGGACGACCCTCGAAGGGCCCACGCCGCACCATCGGTGTGCCTGCCCCCGTATCTCTCGCAGATCGAATCGCTCGGATCAAGGAGCTGACCGGCAAGACCATGGGCGAAATCGTCCTCGAAGTGCTTGAGCGCCACATGGACGAGCTCGACCCGGCTGCCTATGAGCATGGAGCCGCGCAGCCTCGCATGGATCTCGACGAGAGCAAGAGGACCGCATAAAAGACTTCGCCCCCGTACCTGTTGGCGCAGGTTCGAGGGCGATTCAGAAGTCTTCGGGAGTCAGTTACAGCTGACGACCCGGGGTGAGATGAAAGGAGGTATCTCTACTTGGTACCCCCAGAGTACGGGGGTCGCGTCGTCGTAGGCAAGTACGACACCACCGGTGTGTCCCGCGCCGCCTCCGACGCCACCCTCTCCCTCACCGACACGTGGCGGCTGTGCCTCGAGCTGCTGAACCAGCGGCCGTTGATCCGCCTGGCAGAGCGGCGCAGCACGAGCGTCGCCTTCCCCCGACGACTCGGCCGAAGGGTCGAGCGCTTCGCCGACGCGCCGCCCTCGCAGCCCGTCGCGGTCCACGTCTACGACGCCCACGGCCGCACCCGGTTCCTCCCGCTGGACCTCGACGCTCACGACCGCACGGAGGACCAGATCGTCGCTGTCGAGGACGACCTCGCCGCGGCGACCTCGCTCCTGGACGAGTGCGACTTCACCTACCTCGTGGACCGAGCCCACGGCGGCGCGCACATCTACGTCCTGCTCGAGGAACCCCTCGGCGCCCAGGACGCGCACTCGCTCGTGCTCGCCCTCGGCCGGCGCCTCCCCACGCTCGACCTCAAGCCCACGAGCAACGTCAGCGACGGGCTGATCACCATCCCCGGCAGCGCCCACAAGCGCGGCGGCCACCGCGAACTCGCGCACGCCGCCGACTCGGCGCGCGCGATCGCCGCCGGCCCCCACTCCCCCGCCAGAGCCCTCACACGCCTCCGTGCGGCTCTGGCGGACGAGCTCCGCGCACTCCTCGAGGAAGACCGTGAACGCGGCGCAGAGCGCCGCACACGGGCGCGTCAGGCCGGCTCGAGCGATCCGATCGCGGACGCGATCCTCGACGAGGAGATCCGCGCCGTGCTCGTGCGCGGCATCGGCCGCCACATGAGCACCACGTGCACCGACCTCGCCCAGCGCGGCGACTGGCGTGCCCACGGCTACCCCAGCGCCTCCGAGGCCCGCCGCGCGGTCCTCATGTCCGCGATCGCCACCGGCCTCACCGAGACCGACGTCCGCGCTCGCATGCTCGGCGAGGAGCCCCAGTGGCCCGGCCTCCGGTCCCTGCTCGAGCACAAGGGCCTGGACCGGCTCCGCGACGAGTACGCCCGCGCGGCCGCCGAGATCGCCCGCCGCGAACGCCAGAAATCGGGCCGAGTCATCGTGACCAGGGACGATAATGCCGTCAGCTCTGACACTAGCGCCAATACACACACCGGGGGCGGGGGGGATTCCCCTTCCGTGCACGACACGTACGGCGTGATCCGCGCATGGATCACGCTCGTGGAGCGCTACGCCGCCGGCGAGTACCCCGGAGCTCAGGGCTGGGACTACCAGATGGCACTGCGCGCCCTCGGCCAGGCCGCCAGCACAGTCGGATCCACTGTCACCGCCATGGGAGTTCGCTGGCACTCCGTAGCCCTCGGTGACTCCCGCACCGGTGCTGCCGCCCTCCTGCGCGCCCTCGCGGCCGAGGACGACCCGTGGGTGGTCCTCGTCGCCCGCGGCCGCGGGATCTACGCCGATCAGTACGAGCTGCGCATCCCCGACCGGCACGCCTCCCTCATCGACGAGCTGCGCTGGCGGCCCGGGAAGACCCAGGCCGTCCGCCCCGTGTTCACCGTGCTCGGTAAGGCCACCGGGCTGCTCTTCGAGGCCGTCGAGCGCGGCGCCACCTCACGCGCGCGCATCGCCCTGGTCACCGGCCTGAGCGACGACGCCTACCGCGACGCCCGCGACACCGCCCTCGCCTACGGGCTGATCACCGGCAACGACCGCGACGGCTACGAGCTCGCCGCCGACGACGCCCGCCTCGAGCGCCTTGCGCAGCAGCTCGGCGCCATCGAGGCCCGCGTCCGCCGCATCCACCAACACCGCCGCGAGCGAGCTGACTACTGGGCCAAGCTCGAGCAGCTCCGCCGCAAACGACCCTGGATCCGCGTCGTCCGCGACGTCGACGAGACCGACCCCGAGGTCGAGGAGACCCTCGCCCAGATGTACCTCGACTCTCTCGAGGCCCCACCGGTCCAGGCTCGGGAAGCGGGCTAGCACCCCCTGCACTAGACGCACTCTCGCCACCACTTGCACTGTATGCACTAGTGCAGTTAGAGTGCGGAGTGCTGATAGTGCACAGAGTGTATTTCCTCGACAGGAGGACCCATGCCCATCCCCACGCGCCTGGCGATCGACGGACTCTCCGTCCGCGCCTACGGCCGCCTCGACCTTCTCGAGACCCGGCTGGTCCACATCCTCGGATCCCTGGACCCCACCCCTCACGGCACGCGCGTCGCCGAGCACGCCGCGCTGGCCGTGGTCGAGCGCAGCGACAGCTGCGTGCTGCTGCACGACGGCCCCGGCATCGCCGGCGCCGCGCTCGATGCACTCACCCTGAGCGCCCCCGACCGCGCAGTCGTCATCGCCCGGCGCGGCGTCACCCCATGGCACGAGACGCTCGCCTCGAGCGGGGCCCTGGTGCTCGAAGGACCCGCCAGTCGCCTCCTCGCACATCTCGCCGACGCGGCGCTCGTCATCGAGCAGGCGCACTCCGCCCTCCCCCACTCGCCACGCATCGCCTGCGTGCCCGGTCCGATCCTGACCGCCGGCACCGCAGGCTCCAACGCACTCCTGGTGCGTCCCGACGTCGAGATCGTCCCCGAGCTCGACCAGTGGGCGCGGCGCCTCCACTACACCGCGCAGCGGCCCCGTCAGTACAAGATCGCGGACTAGTCATCCCTTGAATGCACTAATCGCGGCACGTGCACTACCTGCACTATCGATGGTGCGTGCATCGCTCTCCACCTGCCCGTGCGTGCTGTGCACCGCCTGCACGGTTCGCACTAGTGCACACAGTGATATAACCTGTTTCCATCGAGAGGAGCCCCATGGCCGTCTACACCAGCGCCCTGCCCAAGGGCGGGTCCACGAAGACCAGTACCGCAGCCGAGATCGCCCTGGCCCTGGCGCGCCGCGGCCTCCGAGTCCTCGCCATCGACCTCGACCAGCAGGGCAACCTGTCTACCCGCCTGGGGATCACCCCGGAGACGCCCATCGAAGCGACCGCCGCCGAGGTGCTGGATGCCTCCGCCACCCTGTGGGAAGCGGCCGAGCCGGCGCCGACCGCGCAGGGTGTCGACGTAATCGTCGGAGCCCACGACCTGACCGCCCTCGAGGAGCAGCCGCCGCCGGACCTGGTCACCAGCCTGCGTGACATGCTGCCGACGGTGGGGGGCCGGTGGGACCACGTCGTCATCGACACGCCCCCGAACGTCGGTGCCCTGACCATGGCGGGACTCGCCGCCGCCGATCACGTGATCGTCAGCCTGCAGGCCGCCACCGAGGCGTACGACCAGCTCGACCGCCTCGAGGCCGTGATCGCCGAGCGCTTGACGCGCCGCATCCGCCCCGGCCTGCAGATCAGCGCTGTCGTCCCGGCCATGGTCGACTCCCGCCGCCTGCTCGATCGGGAGATCCTCGAGCTCCTCGCGCAGCGCTACGGCGATCGCGTCACGCCGCCGGTGCGGCAGGCCGTCGCCGTGCGCGACGCCTACACCGCCGGCATGGGCGTGAGCGTCTATGACCCCGACAGCGCGGTCGCCGCCGACTACCGCGCCGCGACCGATCACCTGCTCAACCTCACGATGGGAGCCCACTGATGGCCAAGCCCAAGCGACGCAGCCTCTCCGAGCGCAACGCGGAGGCGATCGCCGGCGCCGTCGACGACACGTCGACCCATGAGGACGGGGAGCGGAGCAGCCCCCCACGCCCGAGGCGCCCGCACCGGCTCGGGCAGAGCGCCCCGCGGCCGTGAGCCCCGCGCCGCCGGCCTCCGAGGAGCCCACCCGCCGCAGCAGCGTCTATCTCACGCCGGAGGACCTGCGTGACGTGCGCTCGGCGTACATCGTCGACTTCGACCACCGGCCCGGCTCGCCGGGAAGCTTCGGCCTGTGGGCCGCCGGCGCCATCGGCGAGCTCGCCGCCCTCACCGTCGAAGAGCGCCAGACCGTTCGAGAGAGACTCGGCCTCGCGGGCGCCGGCGCGAACCGCTCCCAGCAGCTCCTCGTCCCCGACGACGTCGCGGATGCCGTCGGGGACGCCATGCGTCAGGACCGGCTCGCCGGCGTCGTCGACCGCTCCCGCAGCGTCTTCTACAGCTACGCCCTGCGCTGGCAGGCTCGGGAAGCAGCCCGCCGCGCCGGAATGGACCAGCTGCCCGAGCCTCCGGCTCGCCTGCCACGATTGGATCTGCGATGAACGCCGCCGACAACGCCGACGCACGACGGAGCGTCGTCGAAGACGAGCTCTCCCTCCTCCTGCTCGATCCCTCGCACGAGGACAGTCGAGGCGAGCCCGCTCGCGCGGACCTCAACGACGTCCCTGACGAGCTGCGCTAGAGCACAGACCCTCCGCCTTGCGGAGCCGGACCGCTGCGCGGGGATGGAATGCACCATGTGCATCGTTCGCACTTCAGCTCGCAGTGCGAGCGATGCATTGCGCAGTGACCAGCCAACCCTGCCACGTCGCCAGATCGGTAGGGGAGAGAGGTGCGCAGTGTGCTCCATGCCGAGGTGACGGGCCCCCGGGGTGCTGGATCGGGGGATCTTGACGCACTGGTGGGGGAGGAGCACACCCGGGTGGAGACCCCCTGCTGCACCTTCTGCGGCCACGCGGGCTCCATCACCCTCACCGACGAGGAGTTCGCCGACCTCGAGGCCGGCGCCGCCATCCAGGACGCCGCCGGACGACTGCCCCGCGCGGTCCGCGAGCAGTTCATCTCCGGGATCCACACGGAGTGCTGGGACTCCCTCTTCGGAGACCTCGAGGACTGACCAAGCGGAGCCCTTCCAGGAGGGCTCCGCTCTGTCCTGAAACGGAACTCGCGTGGCTCGTGCTGTCTGTGGAGCACTCCGTGCTCCGCGGAACGGCGCGAGCGGCTTCGCCACTGTCGCACGCACCGTGCTTTCTTGCCTGCTGAGGCCCCGCGCTGCGGGCGGTGTTCTGCGGCGGTCAAAGCTCCGCCTTCGCTCCGCTTCCCGCCACGTCGGCGGGGCTTCCAGCGTGGTCACCAAGCTGCTGCAGGCCCTCTCAGTCTACTCCGAGAGGGGACCCCGAGTGTCAACCCACGTGCAGGTCATGAGCCACTTTTTACCCTCGCAAGCTCGGGCGAAAAAGTCGCCCAAGACCTGCACTCTTCGGGGTTGACACCCACCCCGCTTCGGAGTCCCCAAAGGGGAGGTCCCGCAACAGCGGGGTCGCCAGGCGCTACCGCGCCAACAACCGAAGGAGCACACCATGACCCAGACCAATCTCACGCCCGCGCAGTTCGCGGCCTACACGCTCGCATCGCTGATGGAGCCGCTGCCTCGCGGCTTCATCCTCGTCAGCACCGGCAGGGGCGGTCTGTCCGCCATCTCCGGTGTCGATCCCGACGCCGAGTACCCGGCCGTTCCGCCCACGCACGAGTACTCGCAACTGGTCGGGCACGAGGTGGTGCTCACGGTCGTCAACGAGAGCGGGCTCAAGGCCGCGGTGCAGGACGTCGAGACCGTCGTCCGCCGGCTCGACGGGATCAACATCGCCGCCACCATCCTCGCCTCGGGCGAGTACCTGATGGACCTCGAGACCAAGCGCACCACAACGCTCGAGGCCGCCAGTGCATCGCTGCCGGCCTCGCTCGGCCGACCCACCGAGCTGCGGCGGTGGGCACCGGTTCGCGGCCTCGCCTTCGAGCCGATCGAGCCGGACGTCGGCGCGGTCGACACCGAGACGGTCGTGGACGCATGGGTCCACACCGTCGTCACCGGGCGTCGTCCCGACCAGGCACTGGTCGGGCAGATCGCCGCGGCGATCAGCGACTCGTCTACGCGAGACCAGTTGCTGCTGGCCGTCGCCCGGCTCGGGTTCGACGAGCTCGACGACGCCAGCGCCGACGAGGACGTCATGGCCGCGCTGCTGGGCGGACGCGGTCGCCCGCTGGGCGAACAGCTCGTCACCGGAGCACTCGCGGCTCAGTACGTGGCCGCTCACACCACCGACATGCAGGCGGCCGCGCTGCTGTACGCGCAGTCCAGCCTGCTGCTGTGGAGCGAGGCCCGCGCTCGCGCCGCACTGCACGCGGCCGAGACCGCGCTGCTGTACGACCGCTCGTGCTCGCTCGCGAACACGGCACACGCGCTCGTGAACACCCTGATGTACCCGGACTGGTTCACCGGCTGAGCCGGCAACGCGGGACGGGCCTCCCCGGCCCGTCCCGCAGTGCCCGCCCCCTCCGGGGCGGGCACTTCCGTGCTGCGCACGTCCTCGCGCTCCGCGCGAGCGAGGGGAGGGGCGACCCGTGCTGCCTTGCGAGCATTATGCGCAGACGCTCCGCGCCTGCGAGCTGTCGCTGCGGGCAACCCTGGCCGCCCCTCCCCAAGGCACTCGCTCCGCTCGTACGCACCCTCTGCACTACGCGCACTGGACGCACTATCCCTGTGGCCGTCCCCGATGACCACAGACATCGCACACTTCCGGGCGACGGCTCGCGCCGCCGCCTGATGGCGCCTGGCTCCGCCGGCCACTCACCTCGAGGCGCCGACTACCGCCTCGAGGCCCCTTGATTCTCCCCGTCCTCCTGGGCTTTCCACTGTGCACGCTCCTCGCTGCGCGCAACCCCGCTGCGCGGGGCCGGCTGCACCGGGAACTTCCCGACGCGCTGCGCTTATATCGCCGGGAACTTCCCGCCTTGCCGCCCTGCGGGTGCACTCCGCTCGATCACTGCGCCGTTCAAAAGCACCAGGAGGACGGGGAAAAAATGATCCCGGCCCCACACCACGAAGGAGCCCCACATGAGCACCAACGACACCACCACGCACACCGCCGAGGTGCTCGAGATCGGCAACTACATCCACGAGATGGGCCACCGGCCCGTGTGCTCGTGCGGATGGGTCGACCGCCTGTACCCGATGGGCTACCTGGACACGGCCCAGGCCGCCGCCGCCCGGCACACCGCCCGCGAGCACTGACCTCCCCAACCCCCGCGCTACAGCCGAAGGAGCACACACCATGACCCCCACGACCCTTGATCGCGGTCTCGCCCTGACCGTCGCCCTCCGCCTCGACCGCTCCCACGAGCAGTGCGCCGCGTGGATCGAGTCCGCCGACCGCGTCTGCGGCCGCGACGCGCTCCGGCCGTGG
Protein-coding regions in this window:
- a CDS encoding MinD/ParA family ATP-binding protein, coding for MTDAQITINHDGTGSVTVDGETTTIAASGAAEARQEATAHIAKRAAELGRPLPATAAENGRTWPLLIATDGTVTPRPQDAAAAARPSTVSAPSVEIPDAQADLDVAHSRPVTGQPAPSGGQPATDAIISEVPGAQDDLEATRPRAIATKAPAAPRPSAPAPQIPSPAVDELHTFREVQADVHSSVTPTQQNESQHASAVDPPTAPGAVDADPRWADIAQQPATHGLRGALNGMGLKLAPAEEELTERREALRQEIAREEETRRADEQLAQEEAVQESRRAARERAAAEKNRAERAIIQTPLEETKHVLIANDKGGQGKTSATFCIGATAGRIRGGDVIAWDANETRGNLGFRAQKAPTVRSVVDLLEQAADDFTTVEGSKRSTLARYTRNQGDNHFAVLASDEDPENQDLVDGDAFEKVNEILGRFYSLILIDTGNNHRVSHFRAALAAADQLVIPVSAGADGGHAAETMMNTLDRHGLGHLVKGAVVLLNDSATRRGDATGIAAKLEQRVRTIIPIPFDPILDAGGEIDFDALQPTTRAAYQEATAAIAHGLADTKEH
- a CDS encoding glutaredoxin domain-containing protein, whose translation is MNTEILTIYTRPNCGPCLATKRALAKAGIAFVEVPLEEVTDEQRAAFQAAGFRQAPVVLTPGGDAWAGFRPDRIGQQ
- a CDS encoding ParA family protein, translated to MAVYTSALPKGGSTKTSTAAEIALALARRGLRVLAIDLDQQGNLSTRLGITPETPIEATAAEVLDASATLWEAAEPAPTAQGVDVIVGAHDLTALEEQPPPDLVTSLRDMLPTVGGRWDHVVIDTPPNVGALTMAGLAAADHVIVSLQAATEAYDQLDRLEAVIAERLTRRIRPGLQISAVVPAMVDSRRLLDREILELLAQRYGDRVTPPVRQAVAVRDAYTAGMGVSVYDPDSAVAADYRAATDHLLNLTMGAH